A DNA window from Haloactinospora alba contains the following coding sequences:
- a CDS encoding MerR family DNA-binding transcriptional regulator: MSIPEIWSSSLLRPGDVAEAFGVTTSTVNTWVREGHLTPVLVTPGGHRRFAPGQVQDLMAATHQDQGGGDT, from the coding sequence GTGAGTATCCCCGAGATCTGGTCCTCGTCCCTGTTGCGTCCGGGTGATGTCGCCGAGGCCTTCGGCGTCACCACCTCCACCGTCAACACCTGGGTACGCGAGGGCCACCTGACCCCGGTCCTGGTCACCCCAGGAGGGCACCGCCGGTTCGCGCCCGGCCAGGTTCAGGACCTCATGGCCGCCACCCACCAGGACCAGGGGGGTGGTGACACGTGA
- a CDS encoding SUI1 family translation initiation factor, which produces MLDPEEHSPVRPYVTQHERHRREQEEGRRCPACGAAVASDIAPESSTPPAFGDGLDDVRAELSPLVRQWLSQREEKSTVGVVR; this is translated from the coding sequence GTGCTTGATCCCGAGGAGCACAGTCCGGTGCGGCCCTACGTGACCCAGCACGAACGCCACCGGCGGGAACAGGAGGAAGGACGGCGCTGCCCGGCCTGCGGCGCGGCCGTCGCATCCGACATTGCGCCGGAATCTTCCACCCCTCCGGCCTTCGGCGATGGTCTCGACGACGTCCGCGCGGAGTTGTCCCCGCTGGTGCGCCAGTGGCTGTCCCAGCGCGAGGAGAAGAGCACGGTGGGGGTGGTTCGGTGA